The genomic interval GGTCATCGTACCCACGGCAAGCACCGCGACCGCCGCCGCGGCGGCAAACTGTGGATGGCGGTAGAACGGCCGACGCCGGCGCAGCCCCGCGTTCGTCGGCCTGGGCGAACGCGTCGCTCTGCGCGAGGTCGGGCTGACGTCGCGGGGCACGTCGTCCAGCGCGTTGAGGATGCGAGCCGACGCGGCCACGAGTCCGCGGGCCTCGGCGACCGTCGCCGCGCAGGTCGCACACTCGGCGACGTGCGCCGCGAGCGCCGCGGCCTCGTCGGGCGCAAGCTCCCCGTCGAGCCAGGCGTGGATGGTGCCTTCGTCAGGATGCCGCATGACTTCCTCCACCGCCCGAGTCGGCGGCCTGCAGGGCTTCGTACGACTCGGCGAGACGGCGTCGCGCCCGCGCGAGCGTCGTCCCGATCGAACCGACGCTCATGCCTAACGCTTCGGCAATCTCACCGTAGTTCAGGCCTTCCTCCTTCATCAGCAGGGCGAGGCGATCGCGCTCGGCGAGGCCGTCCACCGCGCGGCGCGCGAGGGCCTGCTCGCGCGCGCGGTCCGCATCGGGCACCACCGGCTCCACGACGCGGTCCCGCTCCTCCTCGGCCAGCAACTGCAGGTGACGACGCCGTCGCTCGTCCTTCCGTGCCTCGTCCCGCACGAGGTTGGTCGCGACCGCAAACAGCCACGACCGCTCACTCGTCAGGCGCTCCTGGCGAAGGGCGCGCAGGAAGGTCTCCTGCGCGACCTCTTCGGCCCAGTCGCGGTCACCCAGCCGTCGCGTGAGATACCGCACGAGCGGAGTGTGGTAGAGGTGAAAGAGTCGTTCGAGCTCGTCGTCGCGCATCCGCCGCTACCAGTCGCGCATCACGGTCGCCAGTTCGGCCGCCGTGAGGCGCTCCACCCCGGTCGGCGCGAGGGCGACCGCCACCGCGCGGCCAGCAACCACCACGCGCTCGCCGAGCGCAAAGGGGGCGGCCAGCTGGTCGAGGCGTTGCAGCAACGCGAAGTACGCGGGAGAGAAGGGCTTGACGGTCACGGTGCGCAGGCTCGCGACGAAACGTGTATCGGTCCATACACCGTTGGCGAGGGTGAAGAGCCGCCCACCGGCCCGGCGCGGACCCGCCGTGCCCGCGACCTCATCCAGCTCGGCCGTCGATTTCGCTTCTCGCTGCCTCGCGGCGGCGCGCGCTTCCTCGAACCGGCGCTCGCTGGCGCTGGGCGCCGCGGGCATCGCGCCCGCGCCGCTCGCGGCCTGGGCGGTGGGGACGGCGTTGCCCAGCGACGCGCGGTCGCGACGCAGCCCGGCGTCCCGCGGGAGACTGGCCGGCCCGTCACGCATCGCGGCGACCGTCGTGCCCGGCTCCACGACCAGGTACGACGTGAACTCGGTCGGGATGCCGTACCGCTCGCCTAACGAACGGATCTCGGCGTCCATCTCCTGGCTGGCGCCGCCTCGGCGCTTCTCGGCGGCCAGCCAGCCGATGCGCTGGGCCGCCCAGAGGCGCGCGACGAACGGGTTGTCGCGGTCGTGGTCCGCGAAGCGGGCGCGCGTTGACCACGTCACCGGGCCGTCCACCGACTCTCCCTCGAGGCGCACGCTCGCGTCGCCGTGGCCCTCGTAGCGGGCGAGCACCACCATGTCCTGGCCCGCGAACAGGTCGATCGGTCCCGACGGCAGCACCTGGTGGAGCCGCACACCGTCCACCCGCAGCCGCACGTTGGTCAGCACCGGCGCGGTGAGGCGCGAGGCGAGGAGCGACACCGTGCGCTCCACGGATTCGCTGTCCCTCACGAAGTGCGCCGTGCCGCGGCCTTCGATGGCCAGTTGTTCGATGAGGCCGGCGTTCACGTCGGCACTCACGCCGATGGCAAAGAGCCGCGCCTTTCCCCGCTGGCGCGCCGCCATCGCCGCGATGCGATCCGGATTGCGTTCACCGATGGTCGGTTCGCCGTCCGTCATGAAGACCACGAGCGGCAACCGCTCGCCGTCGCTCCGCGCCTCGAGCGCGGCCTCGAGCGCCCCGGAGATGTTGGTCGAGCCGTCGGCCTGCAACGCGTCGAGGTAGCGACCCGCCTCGCGCACGTTGTCGCGCGTGGCCGAGGTAAAGCCGTCGCGGAAGCTGCGGACGTCGGTGGAGAAGTCCACGATGCGGAAACGATCCTCGGCGCGGAGTGACGCAAGGAGCACGTGGCCCGCCTCGCGCGCCTGTTCCATCTTGCGACCGCGCATCGAACCCGATACGTCGATCACGAGCGTCACGTCCCGCGGCAACGTGCGCTGCGCCGTCGCCGGCGGACTAATGGTAAAAAGCGCGAACCCGGCGTCGTCGTCAGGGTCGTGAGTGAGGACGCTGATCGCCGCGGTGTTGGGTCGCCGAAGCGGGAGGAGGATCGTCACGTCCGCGGCGCTGCCCCGCGCCTCCACGACGTGTTCGCGACCGGCGTCGCGCTCGCGCAGGGTGTGGGTCGGCGAATACGGATCGCCGTAGGCATTGCCCGGCTGGTACCGCAGCGTGAACGCCGTCCAGCCGCCAGTTTCCGCGGCCAATCCGCGCGGTTCCACCGCAGGTCGGACGAGCGCGGGCGCGCCGGACGCGTTGGGATCGCTGCCGCGTCGGTAGTCCACGCGGAGCGCGTCGCCTTCGCGGGATGCAACCGCCTGAAAGCGGACGACGACCTTCTTCTCCTCACCCGGTGCAATCGGAAAGATCCGCGTCCGCAACATCCCGCTTCCCATCCACTCGACCAGGGCCGGATCGCGCTGACGCCGCACGATCTCTTCGTAGATGCTGCGCGCCCGATCCGCCGTCATGGTTTCGCCAGCGACCAATTCCCCGTTGATCGACAGTTTGAGGTCCTCGAACGCGGCCCCGGCCGGCAGGGGAAAGATGTAGTCGGCCTCGGCCACACTTCGGCCTCGATTCACGAACGTCTCCGTGACCTCATAGCGCAGCACGCGGTCGGTGAGCGCGACCTGCACCGTGCTTCCCGACCGAACGAGCGTCGGGCCGCAGTCGGTCACGGCGACTCGCCCGCATTCCGCATCTGGCCGGCATGCCGGTGGTGGAGCGCAGCGGGAGATCAGGCGGCCCTGTGCCAACGCAAGGGTGGGTGACAGGGCAAGGAGCAGCGGGACGAGTCGGCGGTGCATGGCGGTCTCCGGGGAGGTTCACCGGGGAGACGTCGGCGGTCCGAAAACTTGCACACGAGGGGGCTACCCTCCCCCCAGGACCCTGAGCCACCGCTCGGCGAGGGCCGACGCGCGCGTGGCGCGCTATGGGACCCCGAACCGTGTCTACCTCGCCACGCGAAACCCCTTCCGCACCGTGGCAAGGGCCACGCGCAGCGAGTCAAAGGCGCGGAAGTCGCGGCTCCCTTCGGCGAATGGGTTGCCTGGCGCCACCGAGGCCGCGAACACCTGGCCACCGGCACTCGCAAGAGAGTCCAGCCCGGGGACGCGCTCACCGACCGCCGCCGCCGACCATGCGGCGGAGTCAAAGACGAAGATGCCAAGCAGCGGCTGTCGTCCCGTGCCTGAATCGCGCGGTGTGTAGATGAACGTTCGCGCCGAGCGGGTACCTGGGACAGACCCGGAGTCCTCGAGCGTCACGCGATCATCCCACGTTGCCGGCGCATCGAACGCCCAGCCGATGGGCGCCGGCGGCAGCGTTATCGACGTCGTGTCGGACTCGGGCGCGGGGCGCGCGTCGCACGCGGCGAGCAGGATCGGAACGACAAGGAGGGTGAACAGGATCTGACGGAGCATGCGAGGATCGCGGATGGTGGACGTGCCCGGAGCGGACTACATCGTGCGTGCCTGCCCCGAGGTGAGGGCCTTCACGAGTTCGTACCAGTACTCCCGCGCGCGGTAGAGGGCCTGCACGGGCACGGTTTCGTCCAGGCCGTGCGAGCGATCGCGCGCGGGGTCCATGAGGATGGCACCTGCCCCATACACCGGCACGCCCGCATTCCTGAGGTAGAGGCCATCCGTGGCGCCTGCCGACATCCCCGGCACGACCACCGCGCCCGGCCAGAAGCGCTCGGCCATCGCTTCGATCGTCGGCAGCACGTCAGCGCGGAGCGGCGACGCCGGGCTCGGCGTGGGCGGGGCGGTGAGACGTACGGTGACGCTGGTGTCCGCGACGAGGTCCGCGAGCGTGCGCTCGACCTCCGCGATCGGCACCCCTGGCATGACGCGGCAGTTCACTGTGGCCGTGGCTGACTGAGCGAGCGCGTTTTCGGCGTGCCCGCCACTCAGCATCGTCGCGACGCAGGTGGTGTGGAGCTGGTTCGCGAGCACCGGGTTCTGCAGCAGTCGATCGATCGCCGCTCCCGTCGTTTCGCCGCGACCGGCCGCTCGCATGTCCTCGGCGAGCTGGCCCGTCTCCAGGTCGGCGCCACGCGTGAATGCCCCGCGCGTGACGTCGTTGTAGAGGATGGGAAAGCGGTGGTTCGCCAGGCGCGTGAGGGCAGCGGCCAGGGCGTAGACGGCGTTGTCCGGACGCGGAACCGAAGAATGTCCGCCCGGATTGCGCGCGACAAACTCGAACGTGGCGTACATCTTCTCCGCCGCCGGCAGGTCGAAGGCGACGCGGCCACTCTGCGAATCGCTGGCCCCGCCGGCGTCGGTGTTGAGCGCGTAGTCGGCGGCGCGCAGTCGCGGCTCGTGCTCGAGGAGCCAGCCAATGCCACCGGCGGCAGTGGTCTCTTCGTCGCAGGTCAGCACCATGATGACGTCGCGCTGTGGTACAAAGCGCTCCCGCTTCCATCGGATCATGTTCGCGACCAGCACGGACGCACCGGCCTTGTTGTCCATGACGCCGCGTCCGTAGAACCAGCCGTCGGCCTCCCGGAGCACATAGGGATCGTGCGTCCAGTCGGCGCGTCGCGCACCGACCACGTCCAGATGGGCCATGAGCAGCAACGGCCTGGCTGTCGCATCGCGGCCGCGCAGGGTGGCCACCACGTTGAGGCAGCTCGGCGCGCCACCCACCACGCGCGCGTCACGCGCGGAGTAGCCCGCCCCCAGCAGCCGTCGCTGCACGGCACGTGAGGCGCGACTCACGTTGCCTCCGAGCGGTGAGGTGTTGATCTCCACCAGTTCGCGGAAGATGGCGCGGTGCAGCGAGTCTTCGCGCGGTGTGGGCGCCTGCGCCGCTGCGGCGACGCTGCCCAGGGCCACGATCGCCACGGCGCGCCACAGGCGCCGGAGGGCAGCAACGGAGCGTCGTCTGGCTGGAACGGGTCGGGTCATCTGCGGAATGTGCTGTCAGTCGCGTGAAATCTCGACCTGCCCCCTCGATGTCTGCGCTCATACCTCCACCTCGTCGGGAGCGATCACTAACTTTGACAAGGAACGAGGCGCGACCCCCACAGGAGCTCTGCCGTTGACCCCCTCCGCCGACGCGACGACGACGTCGCTCGACGCGCTGTGCATCAATACCGTGCGCACGCTGGCCATGGACGCCGTCCAGCAGGCCGACAGCGGCCACCCGGGCGCCCCGATGGGGCTCGCGCCCCTCGCCTACGCCCTGTTCACCCGACACCTGCGCCACAATCCGGCGGATCCGGCCTGGCCCAATCGCGACCGCTTCGTGCTGTCCAACGGTCACGCGTCGATGCTCCTGTACGCGTCGCTGTTCATGAGCGGTTACGACGTGACCCTCGACGACCTCAAGCAGTTCCGTCAGTGGGGGAGCCGCACTCCCGGGCACCCGGAACACGGTCACACGCCCGGCGTCGAGACGACCACCGGCCCGCTCGGCCAGGGGCTGGCCAATGCCGTCGGGATGGCGGTGGCTGAGGCGCACCTCGCCGCCGAGTTCAATCGCGATGGTCACGCCATCGTCGATCACCACACCTGGTTCATCGTCGGCGACGGATGCCTGATGGAGGGTATCTCGCACGAAGCCGCCTCGTTTGCGGGCCACTTTGGTCTCGGCAAGCTGATCGGCTTCTACGACGACAATCGCATCTCGATCGACGGCAGCACCGACCTGACGTTCACCGACGACACGCAGCGACGTTTCGAAGCCTACGGGTGGCAGGTGCTGCGCATCGAGGACGTGAACGACCTCGACGCCATCGATCGCGCGGTCGGGGCGGCGAAGGCCGACCCCACGCGCCCCACGCTCATCATCACCCGCACCCATATCGGCTACGGGTCGCCCAATCGGCAGGACAGCGCCAAGGCGCACGGCGAACCGTTAGGCGCCGCCGAGATCGCGCTCACGAAGCAGTCCTATGGCTGGGAGTACCCGGAACCCTTCACCGTGCCCGACGAGGCCCGCGCCCACTGGCAGAGCCTCACGGCGCGTGGGGCATCCGGGCACGACGCCTGGCGCAGGCAGGTGATCGCGTACACAAAGGCGTTCCCCGCCGAGGCGATGGAGTTCGGCCGTCGGACGCAGGGTGACCTGCCCGGTGGATGGGCGCAGGCGATCCCGACATTCACCGCGGAGAACGGCAACGTCGCAAGCCGTGCGGCCTCGGGCGTCGTGCTCAACGCACTGGCGGGCAAGGTTCCCGAGCTGTTCGGCGGATCGGCGGACCTGAGCGGCTCCAACCTGACGACGATCAAGGACGCGCCGTTGCTCGGCGCGCACGCGTTCGCCGGCCGCAACGTGCCGTTTGGGGTCCGTGAGCACGGCATGGCGGCCATGATGAACGGCATGGCGCTCCACGGCGGAGTCATTCCATACGGCGGCACGTTCCTGGTGTTCTCGGACTACATGCGCCCGGCCGTTCGACTGGCCGCGCTCATGTGCCAGCGCGTGATCTACGTGTTCACGCACGACTCGATCGGCCTTGGCGAAGACGGCCCGACGCACCAGCCTGTCGAGCATCTCTCCGCGCTTCGCTGCATTCCGAACCTGGTGGTGCTTCGTCCCGCCGATGCGCACGAGGTGGCCGAGTCGTGGAAGTTCGCCCTCACGCACCGCACCGGGCCGACGGCCCTGGTGCTCACGCGCCAGAAGCTGCCTCTCATCGACCGCGCCCTGCCCGGCCGCGGGGCCGCAAGCGGGCTGGCCCGCGGTGGATACGTGATCTCCGAGAGCGCGGGCGGGCCGGCGCAGCTCGTCGTGATGTCCAGCGGATCCGAGGTTTCGCTGGCGCTCGAGGCGCAAACCACGCTCGCCGCGAAGGGTGTGCGCACCCGCGTGGTGAGCGTGCCGAGCATGGAGCTGTTCGCGCAGCAGGACGCGGCGTGGCGAGCGTCCGTGCTGCCGCCCGGCGTGCCGCGCATCGCGAT from Gemmatimonadaceae bacterium carries:
- a CDS encoding sigma-70 family RNA polymerase sigma factor, which gives rise to MRDDELERLFHLYHTPLVRYLTRRLGDRDWAEEVAQETFLRALRQERLTSERSWLFAVATNLVRDEARKDERRRRHLQLLAEEERDRVVEPVVPDADRAREQALARRAVDGLAERDRLALLMKEEGLNYGEIAEALGMSVGSIGTTLARARRRLAESYEALQAADSGGGGSHAAS
- a CDS encoding VWA domain-containing protein — its product is MHRRLVPLLLALSPTLALAQGRLISRCAPPPACRPDAECGRVAVTDCGPTLVRSGSTVQVALTDRVLRYEVTETFVNRGRSVAEADYIFPLPAGAAFEDLKLSINGELVAGETMTADRARSIYEEIVRRQRDPALVEWMGSGMLRTRIFPIAPGEEKKVVVRFQAVASREGDALRVDYRRGSDPNASGAPALVRPAVEPRGLAAETGGWTAFTLRYQPGNAYGDPYSPTHTLRERDAGREHVVEARGSAADVTILLPLRRPNTAAISVLTHDPDDDAGFALFTISPPATAQRTLPRDVTLVIDVSGSMRGRKMEQAREAGHVLLASLRAEDRFRIVDFSTDVRSFRDGFTSATRDNVREAGRYLDALQADGSTNISGALEAALEARSDGERLPLVVFMTDGEPTIGERNPDRIAAMAARQRGKARLFAIGVSADVNAGLIEQLAIEGRGTAHFVRDSESVERTVSLLASRLTAPVLTNVRLRVDGVRLHQVLPSGPIDLFAGQDMVVLARYEGHGDASVRLEGESVDGPVTWSTRARFADHDRDNPFVARLWAAQRIGWLAAEKRRGGASQEMDAEIRSLGERYGIPTEFTSYLVVEPGTTVAAMRDGPASLPRDAGLRRDRASLGNAVPTAQAASGAGAMPAAPSASERRFEEARAAARQREAKSTAELDEVAGTAGPRRAGGRLFTLANGVWTDTRFVASLRTVTVKPFSPAYFALLQRLDQLAAPFALGERVVVAGRAVAVALAPTGVERLTAAELATVMRDW
- a CDS encoding M20/M25/M40 family metallo-hydrolase, whose amino-acid sequence is MTRPVPARRRSVAALRRLWRAVAIVALGSVAAAAQAPTPREDSLHRAIFRELVEINTSPLGGNVSRASRAVQRRLLGAGYSARDARVVGGAPSCLNVVATLRGRDATARPLLLMAHLDVVGARRADWTHDPYVLREADGWFYGRGVMDNKAGASVLVANMIRWKRERFVPQRDVIMVLTCDEETTAAGGIGWLLEHEPRLRAADYALNTDAGGASDSQSGRVAFDLPAAEKMYATFEFVARNPGGHSSVPRPDNAVYALAAALTRLANHRFPILYNDVTRGAFTRGADLETGQLAEDMRAAGRGETTGAAIDRLLQNPVLANQLHTTCVATMLSGGHAENALAQSATATVNCRVMPGVPIAEVERTLADLVADTSVTVRLTAPPTPSPASPLRADVLPTIEAMAERFWPGAVVVPGMSAGATDGLYLRNAGVPVYGAGAILMDPARDRSHGLDETVPVQALYRAREYWYELVKALTSGQARTM
- the tkt gene encoding transketolase; protein product: MCCQSREISTCPLDVCAHTSTSSGAITNFDKERGATPTGALPLTPSADATTTSLDALCINTVRTLAMDAVQQADSGHPGAPMGLAPLAYALFTRHLRHNPADPAWPNRDRFVLSNGHASMLLYASLFMSGYDVTLDDLKQFRQWGSRTPGHPEHGHTPGVETTTGPLGQGLANAVGMAVAEAHLAAEFNRDGHAIVDHHTWFIVGDGCLMEGISHEAASFAGHFGLGKLIGFYDDNRISIDGSTDLTFTDDTQRRFEAYGWQVLRIEDVNDLDAIDRAVGAAKADPTRPTLIITRTHIGYGSPNRQDSAKAHGEPLGAAEIALTKQSYGWEYPEPFTVPDEARAHWQSLTARGASGHDAWRRQVIAYTKAFPAEAMEFGRRTQGDLPGGWAQAIPTFTAENGNVASRAASGVVLNALAGKVPELFGGSADLSGSNLTTIKDAPLLGAHAFAGRNVPFGVREHGMAAMMNGMALHGGVIPYGGTFLVFSDYMRPAVRLAALMCQRVIYVFTHDSIGLGEDGPTHQPVEHLSALRCIPNLVVLRPADAHEVAESWKFALTHRTGPTALVLTRQKLPLIDRALPGRGAASGLARGGYVISESAGGPAQLVVMSSGSEVSLALEAQTTLAAKGVRTRVVSVPSMELFAQQDAAWRASVLPPGVPRIAIEAAHPMPWYRLVGDHGTVIGIEKFGASAPYQRIYQEYGITAEHIVRAAAALV